From a single Nostoc edaphicum CCNP1411 genomic region:
- a CDS encoding rubredoxin: protein MSEPAVETPVLDRYECRACGYVYEPEKGDDKHDIPSGVLFAELPINWRCPVCSAKKTAFANIGPAGTASGFKENLGYGLGVNNLTPTQKNILIFGALALGFLFFISLYGLQ, encoded by the coding sequence ATGAGCGAACCAGCTGTTGAGACTCCGGTGTTAGACCGCTACGAGTGTCGCGCCTGCGGTTATGTTTACGAACCTGAGAAGGGAGATGACAAGCATGATATTCCTTCCGGGGTACTCTTTGCAGAACTGCCCATAAATTGGCGCTGTCCAGTTTGTTCTGCTAAAAAGACCGCTTTTGCCAACATCGGCCCTGCCGGTACTGCATCCGGCTTTAAAGAAAATCTCGGTTATGGTTTGGGTGTTAACAACCTAACGCCAACCCAAAAGAATATCCTAATTTTTGGTGCTTTGGCTCTTGGGTTCTTGTTTTTTATCAGTCTTTACGGCTTACAATGA
- a CDS encoding DNA-methyltransferase yields MVSIVSGTPLYTTDYGYAYLGDSLELLDKVESDSINLVITSPPFALQREKIYGNVDQEAYVDWLFAFCKKVYRVLKPDGSFVIDLGGAYQTKRPVRSLHNYRILIRLCDELNFRLAEEFFWYNPSKLPSPIEWVNKRKIRAKDSVNTIWWLSKTDNPKADVSKVLVPYSERMKKLQANPEKYYKPKTRPSGHDIGSAFANDNGGAIPSNLLQIANTESNSRYMQLCKAAEISPHPARFPQKLPTFFINFLTEPADIVLDIFAGSNTTGAAAEVSQRHWISFEQNKSYLAASAFRFMDVNLSLHQSLEIFKNLINMEENIKIATYGQLKLEI; encoded by the coding sequence ATGGTATCTATTGTATCTGGAACACCTTTGTACACTACAGACTATGGCTATGCATATCTTGGAGATTCGCTTGAATTACTAGATAAAGTTGAATCAGATTCTATTAATCTAGTGATTACTTCTCCTCCCTTTGCACTACAACGTGAAAAAATTTACGGTAATGTTGATCAAGAAGCTTATGTAGATTGGCTTTTTGCTTTCTGTAAAAAAGTTTATCGTGTACTAAAGCCCGATGGAAGTTTTGTAATTGATCTTGGGGGAGCATATCAAACTAAGCGTCCTGTGCGATCACTTCATAATTATCGTATTTTAATTAGACTATGTGATGAACTAAATTTTCGTTTAGCTGAGGAGTTCTTTTGGTATAACCCATCTAAGCTCCCTTCACCTATTGAATGGGTGAATAAACGCAAAATTAGGGCGAAAGATTCAGTCAACACTATCTGGTGGTTATCAAAAACTGATAATCCTAAAGCTGACGTGAGTAAGGTTCTTGTTCCTTATTCTGAAAGAATGAAAAAGCTGCAAGCCAATCCTGAAAAATATTACAAACCTAAAACACGTCCTTCAGGACATGATATTGGCTCTGCTTTTGCTAATGATAATGGAGGAGCAATTCCTTCCAATTTGTTGCAAATTGCTAATACCGAAAGCAATTCTAGGTATATGCAACTTTGTAAAGCAGCGGAAATTTCTCCACATCCAGCACGTTTTCCGCAAAAATTACCTACATTTTTTATTAACTTTCTTACAGAACCAGCAGATATAGTACTTGATATATTTGCTGGCTCTAATACTACTGGTGCAGCAGCGGAAGTATCGCAGAGACATTGGATATCTTTTGAGCAAAACAAGTCTTACTTAGCTGCTTCTGCTTTTAGATTTATGGATGTAAATCTAAGTTTGCATCAATCTTTAGAAATATTTAAAAATCTGATTAATATGGAAGAAAATATCAAAATCGCAACTTATGGTCAACTTAAGTTAGAAATATAG
- a CDS encoding photosystem II reaction center protein L has product MVERSPNPNNQPVELNRTSLYLGLLLVFVLGILFSSYFFN; this is encoded by the coding sequence ATGGTAGAAAGATCGCCCAATCCCAATAATCAGCCGGTTGAACTAAACCGGACTTCGCTATACCTGGGACTACTACTAGTTTTCGTTCTGGGGATTCTGTTTTCCAGTTACTTCTTTAACTAA
- a CDS encoding NAD(P)(+) transhydrogenase (Re/Si-specific) subunit beta, translating into MSDFLPTGIQLTYLVAASLFILGLKKLGSPATARNGNIVAAVGMLLAIAATMLDQHVLNYEMILLGLAIGSGIGAIVAYKVQMTEMPQMVGLLNGLGGAASALVAVAEFWRLLDSSQAIPLDVNISMLLDVLIGGVTFTGSFLAFAKLQGLISGSPITFPFQQPFNLLLLGAYIVGSAYLIITPDSLPIFLGVVGVSLVLGVMFVIPIGGGDMPVVISLLNSLSGVAAAAAGFVVMNNMLIIAGALVGASGLILTEIMCKAMNRSLFSVLFSAFGTGSSSGGAASGAATDQTVRSIDPEEGAMMLGYARSVVIVPGYGMAVAQAQHSVRELSDQLEKMGVDVKYAIHPVAGRMPGHMNVLLAEANVPYTQLYDMDDINPQFDQADVALVIGANDVVNPAARSDTSSPIYGMPILEVDRAKQTIVIKRGMSTGFAGVDNELFYKDKTTMLFGSAKDMVAKLVSEVKQL; encoded by the coding sequence GTGAGCGACTTTTTACCAACTGGCATTCAGCTGACGTACTTAGTCGCTGCATCGTTATTCATTCTGGGCTTGAAAAAGCTGGGATCACCTGCTACAGCGAGAAACGGTAATATTGTAGCGGCTGTGGGAATGCTGCTAGCGATCGCAGCGACAATGCTTGATCAACATGTGTTGAACTACGAGATGATATTGTTGGGCTTGGCGATTGGATCGGGAATTGGTGCGATCGTTGCCTACAAAGTCCAAATGACTGAAATGCCCCAAATGGTGGGTTTACTCAACGGTTTGGGCGGTGCGGCTTCGGCATTAGTAGCCGTTGCCGAATTCTGGCGGTTGTTAGATAGTTCTCAGGCGATACCCCTAGATGTGAACATTTCCATGCTATTGGACGTGTTAATCGGTGGTGTTACCTTCACAGGTAGTTTTCTCGCCTTTGCCAAATTGCAAGGTTTAATTAGCGGTTCCCCGATTACATTCCCATTCCAGCAACCATTTAACCTCTTGCTTCTGGGTGCTTATATAGTAGGTAGTGCCTACTTAATCATCACACCAGATAGTTTACCCATATTCTTGGGAGTGGTTGGCGTTTCATTGGTGCTGGGCGTGATGTTCGTCATCCCCATTGGTGGCGGCGATATGCCAGTGGTAATCTCGCTGTTGAACTCGTTGTCAGGTGTGGCGGCGGCGGCGGCTGGGTTCGTGGTGATGAACAACATGTTAATCATCGCTGGTGCTTTGGTGGGAGCATCTGGCTTAATCCTTACCGAGATTATGTGTAAAGCGATGAACCGCTCCTTATTTAGTGTGCTGTTCAGCGCTTTTGGTACAGGTTCTAGTTCAGGTGGTGCTGCTAGTGGTGCTGCGACTGATCAAACTGTCCGCAGCATTGATCCTGAAGAAGGGGCGATGATGTTGGGTTATGCCCGTTCTGTGGTAATTGTTCCTGGTTATGGTATGGCAGTTGCCCAAGCGCAACATAGCGTCCGGGAATTGTCAGATCAGTTAGAAAAAATGGGCGTTGATGTCAAGTATGCCATTCACCCCGTTGCTGGAAGAATGCCGGGGCACATGAATGTGTTGCTGGCGGAGGCAAATGTGCCTTATACCCAGTTGTACGACATGGATGATATTAATCCCCAGTTCGATCAAGCAGATGTGGCTTTAGTAATTGGGGCAAATGATGTAGTAAATCCGGCGGCGCGAAGTGATACAAGTAGCCCGATTTATGGTATGCCGATTTTGGAAGTAGATCGGGCGAAGCAGACGATTGTAATTAAGCGCGGGATGAGTACGGGTTTTGCCGGTGTAGATAATGAGTTGTTCTACAAGGATAAAACTACGATGCTTTTTGGTAGTGCGAAGGATATGGTGGCGAAGTTGGTTTCGGAAGTGAAGCAACTTTAA
- a CDS encoding photosynthesis system II assembly factor Ycf48, which produces MHSIVKGWQRIFALLIVVLMCIGCSQVPSVSYNPWKVISVPTDSNLLDIAFTDNLEHGYLVGSNATLLETNDGGNTWKPITLQLDEQKYRFDSVSFAGKEGWIAGEPGLLLHTTDEGASWSRIPLSEKLPGSPIAVKALADNTAEMATDVGAIYKTTDGGKNWKAQVESAVGVVRNLERSADGKYIAVSAKGSFYSTWEPGQDAWVPHNRNSSRRLENMGFTENGQLWLLARGGQVQFSDPTKPEEWQEAKYPELSTSWGLLDLAYRTPDEIWVGGGSGNLLRSGDGGKTWEKDRDIEEVAANLYKIVFLEPERGFIIGDRGVLLKYLPNPEATSSEAA; this is translated from the coding sequence ATGCATTCAATTGTGAAAGGTTGGCAACGAATATTTGCCTTGTTAATAGTAGTCTTGATGTGCATAGGTTGTAGCCAAGTTCCCTCTGTTAGCTACAACCCTTGGAAAGTAATTTCTGTGCCAACAGACTCGAATTTATTGGATATTGCTTTTACTGATAACCTTGAGCATGGCTATTTAGTCGGTAGCAATGCCACCCTATTGGAAACCAATGACGGTGGTAATACCTGGAAACCAATAACACTGCAACTGGATGAGCAGAAGTATCGCTTTGACTCAGTAAGTTTTGCAGGCAAAGAAGGCTGGATTGCCGGAGAGCCTGGACTGTTACTACACACGACCGATGAAGGTGCTTCTTGGTCGCGTATCCCCCTGAGCGAAAAGTTACCAGGTAGTCCGATCGCAGTTAAGGCGCTAGCAGACAATACAGCTGAAATGGCTACTGATGTGGGGGCCATATATAAGACCACAGACGGTGGCAAAAACTGGAAAGCCCAGGTGGAATCAGCAGTGGGTGTGGTGCGTAACTTGGAACGTTCTGCTGATGGGAAATATATTGCTGTTTCTGCTAAAGGTAGCTTCTACTCGACTTGGGAACCAGGGCAAGATGCTTGGGTTCCCCATAACCGCAATAGTTCTCGGCGTTTAGAAAACATGGGTTTTACGGAGAATGGGCAATTGTGGTTACTAGCTAGAGGAGGTCAAGTTCAGTTTAGTGACCCAACTAAACCTGAAGAATGGCAAGAGGCAAAATATCCAGAGTTATCCACCAGTTGGGGTTTGCTGGATTTGGCATATCGTACACCCGATGAAATTTGGGTAGGTGGCGGTAGCGGTAATTTACTACGCAGTGGCGACGGTGGTAAAACCTGGGAAAAAGACCGTGACATAGAAGAAGTTGCGGCTAATTTGTACAAGATTGTGTTCTTAGAGCCAGAGCGGGGATTTATAATTGGCGATCGCGGCGTATTGCTAAAATATCTCCCAAATCCTGAAGCAACTTCCTCAGAAGCAGCTTAG
- a CDS encoding photosystem I reaction center subunit VIII, producing the protein MAASFLPSIFVPIIGWVLPAITFAFLFLYIESDDIS; encoded by the coding sequence ATGGCAGCTTCCTTTTTGCCTTCTATCTTCGTTCCCATCATTGGTTGGGTTTTACCAGCTATAACCTTCGCGTTTCTATTTTTATACATTGAAAGCGACGATATCAGCTGA
- a CDS encoding photosystem II reaction center protein J: protein MSGSGRIPLWVVATIAGLGIITVLGIFFYGAYAGLGSSI from the coding sequence GTGTCTGGAAGTGGGAGAATTCCCCTGTGGGTCGTCGCTACGATCGCAGGTTTAGGTATAATTACAGTCTTGGGCATTTTCTTTTATGGTGCCTACGCCGGACTCGGTTCTTCGATTTAA
- the psbE gene encoding cytochrome b559 subunit alpha: MSGTTGERPFSDIITSVRYWVIHSITIPALFIAGWLFVQTGLAYDAFGTPRPNEYFTPARQEVPIVKNRFEAKKQVEQFIGK, from the coding sequence ATGTCAGGTACCACTGGAGAACGTCCGTTTTCAGACATCATTACCAGCGTTCGTTACTGGGTAATTCACAGCATCACCATCCCGGCATTGTTTATTGCTGGTTGGCTATTTGTGCAAACTGGACTGGCTTATGATGCCTTTGGCACACCTCGTCCCAACGAGTATTTCACACCAGCACGCCAAGAAGTGCCCATTGTGAAGAACCGTTTTGAAGCGAAAAAACAAGTTGAACAATTTATTGGAAAGTAG
- a CDS encoding NAD(P)H-quinone oxidoreductase subunit J, which yields MAEEESKPVPAAKEESLVQAGKVSQWLTENGFDHEFLAPDKNGVEIIKVAADFLLPTATALYAYGFNYLQCQGGIDLGPGQELVSMYHLIKVGDNSDRPEEVRVKVFLPRENPVVPSVYWIWKTADWQERESYDMYGIIYEGHPNLKRILMPEDWVGWPLRKDYISPDFYELQDAY from the coding sequence GTGGCTGAAGAAGAATCTAAACCAGTACCAGCAGCGAAAGAAGAGTCATTGGTACAAGCGGGTAAAGTTTCCCAGTGGTTGACGGAAAATGGCTTTGACCATGAGTTTTTGGCACCAGACAAAAATGGTGTAGAGATAATTAAGGTGGCGGCAGATTTCTTGCTTCCCACCGCTACAGCCCTTTATGCTTATGGGTTTAATTATCTCCAGTGTCAAGGTGGTATTGACCTTGGCCCAGGACAAGAATTGGTGAGTATGTATCACTTGATTAAAGTCGGTGATAATAGCGATCGCCCCGAAGAAGTTCGAGTTAAGGTGTTCTTACCACGGGAAAACCCCGTAGTGCCTTCTGTGTACTGGATTTGGAAGACCGCAGATTGGCAAGAGCGCGAGTCTTACGATATGTACGGCATTATCTACGAAGGACACCCAAATCTCAAGCGGATTTTGATGCCGGAAGATTGGGTAGGTTGGCCTTTGCGGAAGGATTACATCTCGCCTGATTTTTATGAGTTGCAGGACGCTTATTAG
- the ndhK gene encoding photosynthetic/respiratory NAD(P)H-quinone oxidoreductase subunit K, translated as MVLNSNLTTQGKERIINPIERTNVTQDLSENVILTTVDDLYDWARLSSLWPLLFGTACCFIEFAALIGSRFDFDRFGLIPRSSPRQADLIITAGTITMKMAPQLVRLYEQMPEPKYVIAMGACTITGGMFSVDSPTAVRGVDKLIPVDVYLPGCPPRPEAIIDAIIKLRKKISNESMQERDKIKQTHRYYSTTHNLKPVEEILTGKYLQSDTRYAPPKELAEAIGMPIPPALLTEKAQKEEQTRG; from the coding sequence ATGGTCTTGAATTCTAACTTAACAACCCAGGGTAAAGAACGAATCATCAACCCCATTGAGCGTACCAATGTCACTCAAGACCTTTCAGAAAACGTCATTTTGACGACGGTTGATGACCTCTACGACTGGGCGCGGCTTTCTAGTCTGTGGCCGTTGCTGTTTGGTACTGCTTGCTGCTTTATTGAGTTTGCAGCTTTAATTGGTTCCCGATTTGACTTTGACCGTTTTGGACTAATTCCCCGTTCTAGCCCCCGCCAAGCCGATTTAATTATTACGGCAGGGACTATTACGATGAAGATGGCTCCCCAACTGGTGCGTCTTTACGAACAAATGCCAGAGCCAAAGTATGTAATTGCGATGGGAGCTTGCACAATTACTGGCGGGATGTTCAGCGTTGATTCCCCTACGGCAGTGCGCGGAGTCGATAAACTGATTCCTGTGGATGTGTACTTGCCTGGTTGTCCTCCCCGTCCAGAAGCAATTATCGACGCAATCATTAAGCTGCGGAAGAAAATCTCCAATGAATCGATGCAAGAGCGGGATAAAATTAAGCAAACTCACCGCTATTACAGCACGACTCATAATTTGAAGCCAGTAGAAGAAATCTTAACTGGTAAGTATTTGCAGTCAGACACTCGCTATGCACCACCAAAGGAATTGGCGGAAGCGATTGGTATGCCAATACCACCTGCACTGCTGACAGAAAAGGCGCAAAAGGAGGAACAAACCCGTGGCTGA
- the ndhC gene encoding photosynthetic/respiratory NAD(P)H-quinone oxidoreductase subunit C, which produces MFVLSGYEYLLGFFIVCSLVPALALSASKLLRPSSYSPERRTTYESGMEPIGGAWIQFNIRYYMFALVFVVFDVETVFLYPWAVAFHRLGLLAFIEALVFIAILVVALVYAWRKGALEWS; this is translated from the coding sequence GTGTTTGTCCTCAGCGGTTACGAGTACCTTCTAGGCTTCTTCATAGTCTGTAGCCTAGTTCCTGCCTTAGCGCTCTCAGCATCCAAGCTCCTACGACCCAGTAGTTACAGCCCAGAACGTCGCACTACTTATGAATCTGGTATGGAACCCATCGGGGGAGCCTGGATTCAGTTCAACATCCGCTACTACATGTTTGCTCTAGTCTTCGTCGTCTTTGATGTGGAGACTGTTTTCTTGTATCCTTGGGCGGTAGCTTTCCACCGTTTGGGGCTATTGGCTTTTATTGAAGCGCTAGTCTTTATTGCAATTCTTGTAGTCGCTTTAGTTTACGCGTGGCGTAAAGGAGCTTTGGAATGGTCTTGA
- the psbF gene encoding cytochrome b559 subunit beta has product MTSGNNINQPVTYPIFTVRWLAVHTLGVPTVFFLGAIAAMQFIQR; this is encoded by the coding sequence ATGACTAGCGGCAATAACATCAATCAACCAGTTACCTATCCAATTTTTACCGTTAGATGGCTGGCAGTTCACACTTTAGGTGTACCAACTGTATTCTTTTTGGGCGCGATCGCCGCAATGCAATTTATTCAACGTTAG
- a CDS encoding NAD(P) transhydrogenase subunit alpha has translation MTEALLAALFVFVLASFIGFEVINKIPPTLHTPLMSGSNAISGIAVLGAIVAAGAKDTSVSVILGLIAVILATINVVGGFLVTDRMLQMFKKKEIKA, from the coding sequence ATGACAGAGGCATTACTTGCTGCTTTGTTTGTATTTGTTTTGGCATCTTTTATCGGTTTTGAAGTCATCAACAAAATACCACCGACTCTACACACGCCCTTGATGTCAGGCTCAAACGCGATTTCTGGGATTGCGGTACTTGGAGCAATAGTTGCTGCTGGTGCAAAAGACACAAGTGTGTCAGTAATTCTCGGCTTGATTGCTGTAATACTGGCAACAATCAACGTTGTGGGTGGTTTTTTAGTGACAGACAGAATGTTGCAAATGTTCAAGAAGAAGGAGATTAAGGCGTGA